In Oryza sativa Japonica Group chromosome 11, ASM3414082v1, the following are encoded in one genomic region:
- the LOC4349671 gene encoding uncharacterized protein, translated as MAHSHSAASLHAARLLPQQRTPTAPRTLLPAGGGLLLRRPHPPLHQQRRSRSSSRPDLRCRRRLLTARGDYDFYENYADEEGDEEEESEVIGGSFDAAVALFNGGEFHACHDVVEELWYTAEEPTRTLLHAILQCAVAFHHLFNQNHRGAMMELGEGLCKLRKLRLDDDTTSPFSRFQEEVAAALNFIYRTQKELAACTDDLCLTMDGSATSYQLLGNFAAGQKLYRLETTTSADGDGVPTIIFSASSRLVRVKLPTLSATEHHLAALQCTSEYI; from the exons ATGGCGCACTCCCACTCTGCGGCTTCGCTGCACGCCGCCCGGCTACTACCGCAGCAGCGCACGCCCACCGCGCCACGGACACTGTTGCCGGCGGGCGGTGGCCTCTTGCTCCGCCGCCCCCACCCACCGCTCCACCAGCAGCGCCgcagccgctcctcctctcgtcctgacctccgctgccgccgccgcctcctcaccgcGCGGGGTGACTACGACTTCTACGAGAACTATGCCGATGAAgaaggagatgaggaggaggagtcggAAGTCATAGGTGGGAGCttcgacgcggcggtggcgctgttCAACGGCGGCGAGTTCCACGCGTGCCACGACGTGGTGGAGGAGCTCTGGTACACCGCCGAGGAGCCCACCCGGACGCTGCTCCACGCCATCCTCCagtgcgccgtcgccttccacCACCTCTTCAACCAA AACCACCGTGGCGCCATGATGGAGCTCGGGGAAGGCCTCTGCAAGCTCCGCAAGCTGCGTCTCGACGACGACACCACGAGCCCATTCTCTCGGTTCCAGGAGGAGGTCGCCGCGGCGCTCAACTTCATCTACCGCACACAGAAGGAGCTCGCGGCGTGCACCGACGATCTCTGCCTCACCATGGATGGCTCCGCGACCTCCTACCAGCTGCTTGGCAACTTCGCCGCTGGCCAGAAGCTCTACCGGCTTGAAACAACAACCAGTGCAGATGGAGATGGCGTTCCAACTATAATCTTCTCTGCTTCTTCACGACTCGTCAGGGTGAAGCTCCCCACATTGAGCGCCACGGAGCATCATCTAGCAGCGCTTCAATGTACAAGCGAGTAtatttag
- the LOC4349672 gene encoding uncharacterized protein → MAPLSWRHHTLLQALLSRGPLSERDFHALFSAISGGKNPATHRQLFDDTLLKINKELTYLQFELRAGINQYDGTVYYGVVNNIADEESKLGSKFSVPQIAFYKGLLEAIVHEAGNDGSITNIDALNTRIENQVVIADASQGSQSRLPTSITNFSLSQKEKTLNELIQDRWLSYTPTGKIGLGIRSFLDLRSWLRSNDIPSCEVCNEACIKASCCPNEECNVRIHGYCLKKKFSQRKASRACGCGTEWPRLEGEDDGAEDEDVNEPEEDQVPSANQHSRTRRRGVKSELVEENERAGPSARMTRRALRSSKAEAVEAAQEVPSAAGPSQSTRASKRRKN, encoded by the exons ATGGCGCCGCTCTCGTGGCGCCACCACACGCTGCTGCAGGCGCTGCTCTCCCGCGGGCCCCTCTCGGAGCGCGACTTCCACGCCCTCTTCTCCGCCATCTCCGGCGGCAAGAACCCCG CCACTCATCGGCAGCTGTTCGATGATACACTCCTCAAGATCAACAAGGAGCTCACGTACTTGCAGTTTGAGTTAAGAGCAGGCATAAACCAGTATGATGGTACTGTGTATTATGGAGTGGTCAATAACATTGCTGATGAAGAGTCAAAGCTTGGATCAAAGTTTTCTGTGCCACAGATTGCATTCTACAAGGGATTG TTGGAAGCAATAGTTCATGAAGCTGGAAATGATGGGAGCATAACAAATATCGATGCTCTTAACACACGGATTGAGAACCAG GTTGTAATTGCAGACGCTTCACAGGGCAGTCAATCCCGTCTGCCTACTTCCATTACCAACTTCTCATTGTCCCAAAAGGAGAAAACTCTTAATGAACTCATACAGGATCGTTGGCTGTCATACACTCCCACAGGAAAGATTGGTCTTGGCATAAGATCATTTCTTGATCTCCGAAGTTGGTTACGTAGTAATGATATCCCATCATGTGAGGTCTGCAATGAAGCTTGTATAAAG GCATCATGTTGTCCTAATGAGGAATGCAATGTAAGGATTCATGGGTACTGTTTGAAGAAGAAATTTTCGCAGAGAAAG GCCTCGAGAGCTTGTGGTTGTGGTACTGAATGGCCTCGGTTGGAGGGTGAAGATGACGGTGCTGAGGATGAGGATGTTAACGAACCTGAGGAAGATCAGGTCCCATCAGCCAACCAGCATTCGAGGACTAGACGCAGAGGTGTCAAATCTGAACTGGTGGAAGAAAATGAAAGAGCAGGCCCATCAGCGAGGATGACAAGGAGGGCTTTGAGAAGCTCTAAAGCTGAAGCAGTTGAGGCTGCTCAAGAGGTGCCATCTGCAGCAGGACCTTCGCAGTCAACCAGGGCATCTAAGAGAAGAAAGAACTGA
- the LOC9269474 gene encoding uncharacterized protein — protein MEDNVLVSSKIHGRSKSTTAKRNCIICGQRISKRRRTQHNFQKISRGQLNLQRTRPCLLNFQSLPKDIVLRVMSKLTLKEVAQLSVVSTNWRQAWTFHPNLYFGIKTALGNNAKRKGTSSDLNCRISSGNKFIKRVDAILEKHCGTMGCHLQRMELHAPNLTTFEYDGSLALVTLNECSNIKASTIRLFDEKTLQNILTGIPSVLPHVETLYVEVHVKTQMSGFTQSPLKFTQLKCLTLEITFERGSFDRNSVFQLTNLFVAAPFLEDLYLDMYCSLNRCPLDLDDIVDQPHYHLKMVCIFGFCGNTGQVELAKCILRNALILEQMIIDPKGRYRLDGYFGRQEADEKLVPEDIDGVLTIL, from the exons GAGTAAAAGCACAACAGCCAAAAGGAATTGTATAATTTGCGGACAACGTATTAGTAAGAGGAGAAGAACACAACATAATTTTCAGAAGATAAGTCGGGGGCAGCTTAATTTACAGAGGACAAGACCATGTCTGCTTAATTTTCAGTCTCTTCCCAAG GATATTGTACTAAGGGTAATGTCAAAATTAACATTAAAGGAAGTCGCTCAGTTGAGTGTTGTGTCAACAAACTGGAGACAGGCTTGGACATTCCATCCTAATCTGTACTTTGGTATTAAAACAGCCCTTGGAAATAATGCCAAGAGAAAAGGAACAAGCTCTGATCTGAACTGTAGAATATCAAGTGGTAACAAGTTCATTAAAAGGGTTGATGCTATTCTGGAAAAACATTGTGGAACAATG GGTTGTCATTTACAAAGAATGGAGTTACATGCTCCGAATCTCACAACATTTGAGTACGACGGTTCCCTGGCATTGGTAACGCTCAATGAATGCTCCAATATCAAAGCATCAACCATCAGACTTTTTGATGAGAAAACCCTCCAAAATATATTAACTGGAATTCCAAGTGTATTACCTCATGTTGAAACGTTATATGTTGAAGTTCATGTCAAAACTCAG ATGTCTGGATTTACACAATCACCTCTCAAGTTCACTCAATTGAAGTGTCTAACTTTGGAAATAACTTTTGAGAGAGGTTCATTCGATAGAAATTCAGTCTTCCAGTTGACTAATCTTTTCGTAGCAGCTCCATTTTTGGAGGATCTTTATTTGGAT ATGTATTGTAGCTTGAACAGGTGCCCTTTGGATTTGGATGACATCGTGGATCAGCCTCACTATCATCTCAAGATGGTGTGCATATTTGGATTTTGTGGCAACACAGGCCAGGTTGAGCTAGCAAAATGCATTCTCAGAAATGCGTTAATATTGGAGCAAATGATCATCGACCCAAAAGGGAGATATCGGTTGGATGGATATTTTGGGCGCCAGGAGGCAGATGAGAAGCTTGTTCCAGAAGATATAGATGGTGTACTCACAATTCTGTAA
- the LOC4349668 gene encoding uncharacterized protein translates to MASSAFKSTTRRTLHPAADDRPPARPRKAPPPCPRRSRSASVEPRARGIGEYAAGNTRTNPLFDDSASPPPPQPQVDTEAAGCRGGEARRERGREVARNGSCAGGSGRARSVSLAPRGRGADSSPSWGNGDGGGGRRASRAPSVAVDLQPYRGDEVIWQSNHSNVPVQQVIEIPPEFDPDSSEFVSDISDYTTEFKKEEILHIPFEFDLDRADLAPDIEHHSIELQREQMEIPLDFDPDSAELSPDITEYTTKLKQSHERARKLRADLAVEEQREQELSRVLKGIVTTPNFTEAHKRRPRRKSSVERLKVSKHLAEEAMNYFEECVSISTLDSTDFSSLEDPQINSVVNIPQKSRNTSFNKGGSSIAEIHYPTDRHWHNEESDNQTQCSVSLTGSDVSGGRTFSHNMMTPVSRTTNNSSDDLDGFDTPKSRSSCFSFTHEPTKTVEGDDVQQYLRSFGRGISKDLREIRSSYCDDDYVFQKMNADLLMDIVTFKNRVNFGGLLICNIRR, encoded by the exons ATGGCCTCCTCGGCCTTCAAATCCACCACCCGCCGGACCctccaccccgccgccgacgaccgccCGCCGGCTCGTCCCCGCAAGGCCCCACCGCCGTGCCCACGCCGCTCCCGCAGCGCCAGCGTCGAGCCCCGCGCCCGCGGCATCGGGGAGTACGCCGCCGGCAACACCCGCACCAACCCTCTCTTCGACGactccgcctctccgccgccgccgcagccgcaggtgGATACGGAGGCTGCTGGGTGTCGCGGCGGGGAGGCGAgacgggagagggggagggaggtggcgcggAATGGTTCGTGCGCCGGCGGCTCCGGGAGGGCGCGCTCTGTGTCCCTCGCGCCGCGGGGCCGGGGCGCCgactcgtcgccgtcgtgggGGAATGGTGATGGAGGCGGTGGGAGGAGGGCCTCCAGGGCGCCGTCGGTGGCGGTGGACCTGCAACCTTATCGGGGTGACGAG GTCATTTGGCAAAGCAATCATTCAAATGTCCCAGTGCAACAGGTTATTGAAATTCCTCCCGAGTTTGATCCAGATTCTTCTGAGTTTGTCTCCGACATAAGTGATTACACAACAGAATTCAAAAAGGAGGAAATTTTGCACATTCCTTTTGAGTTTGATCTAGATAGAGCTGATCTGGCTCCTGACATAGAGCACCATTCAATAGAACTGCAACGGGAACAAATGGAAATTCCTCTTGACTTTGATCCGGACAGTGCCGAGCTGTCTCCTGATATAACAGAGTATACAACAAAGCTCAAACAG TCACATGAACGTGCTCGAAAGCTACGGGCAGATTTAGCTGTCGAAGAGCAACGTGAACAAGAGTTGAGTAGAGTGCTGAAGGGTATTGTAACTACACCAAATTTTACTGAGGCACATAAAAGAAGGCCAAGACGAAAG AGTAGTGTAGAACGACTGAAAGTATCGAAGCATTTGGCTGAAGAGGCAATGAATTATTTTGAGGAATGTGTCTCGATCTCGACATTGGATAGCACTGATTTCTCATCACTGGAGGACCCTCAAATAAATTCAGTTGTGAACATCCCACAAAAGAGCAGAAATACATCTTTTAACAAAGGTGGATCAAGCATTGCAGAAATCCACTATCCAACAGATCGTCATTGGCATAATGAG GAATCTGACAACCAAACCCAGTGCTCAGTTAGCTTAACTGGATCTGATGTGTCTGGAGGCCGTACTTTTAGTCATAATATGATGACCCCCGTTTCAAGAACTACAAATAACTCAAGTGATGATCTCGATGGCTTTGACACACCAAAAAGCAGAAGTTCTTGTTTCTCCTTCACCCATGAACCAACAAAAACTGTTGAGGGCGACGACGTTCAACAATATTTAAGAAGTTTTGGAAGGGGAATCAGTAAAGATCTAAGAGAGATAAGGTCAAGTTATTGTGATGATGACTATGTATTTCAGAAAATGAATGCAGACTTACTTATGGATATTGTGACATTTAAGAACAGGGTAAATTTTGGGGGTCTCCTTATTTGTAATATTAGAAGATAG
- the LOC4349673 gene encoding NDR1/HIN1-like protein 13, translated as MADRVHPMPAPPPPSSSPPLEHAAAATETTPLHPSFRGARPPSPGTYIIQIPKDQVLRVPPPDRARRYKKLAARPARRRRLRHACCAAFCAALLLLLLAAAFVGAVYLVFRPRAPSFSVASLSIRGLDALAVSSLTPQIDAAVRADNGANKKTGIDYRGGGEVTVSYAGERLAAGPWPAFHQAPRNVTVFSTALAGGGVSFPEEQRKRLAAEQAAGAVPLTVEAIVPVRLRFGKVLRTWTVDVKTRCEVTVNKLAAAAPPANRGCRVKVRPLWWWW; from the coding sequence ATGGCCGACCGCGTCCACCCCATgcccgctccaccgccgccgtcctcctcccctccgctggaacacgccgccgccgccacggagaCCACGCCGCTGCACCCCAGCTTccgcggcgcgcggccgccgtcgccgggcaCGTACATCATCCAAATCCCCAAGGACCAGGTCCTCCGCGTCCCGCCGCCAGACCGCGCGCGCCGCTACAAGAAGCTCGCGGCGaggcccgcacgccgccgccggctccgccaCGCGTGCTGCGCCGCCTTCTGCGCGgccctcctcctgctcctcctcgccgccgccttcgtcggcGCCGTCTACCTCGTCttccgcccccgcgcgccgtcctTCTCCGTCGCCTCCCTCTCCATCCGCGGACTCGACGCCCTCGCCGTGTCATCGTTGACTCCGCAGATcgacgccgccgtgcgcgcGGACAACGGCGCCAACAAGAAGACCGGCATCGACtaccgcggcggcggggaggtgaCCGTCTCCTACGCCGGCGAGCGGCTCGCCGCCGGGCCGTGGCCCGCGTTCCACCAGGCGCCGAGGAACGTGACGGTGTTCTCGACGGCGTTGGCCGGAGGAGGCGTGAGCTTCCCGGAGGAGCAGAGGAAGCGGCTCGCCGCGGAGCAGGCCGCCGGCGCGGTGCCCCTGACGGTGGAGGCGATCGTGCCGGTGAGGTTGAGGTTCGGGAAGGTTCTCCGGACGTGGACGGTGGACGTGAAGACGAGGTGCGAGGTGACGGTGAAcaagctggcggcggcggcgccgccggcgaacagGGGGTGCAGGGTCAAGGTCCGGCcgctctggtggtggtggtga
- the LOC4349670 gene encoding uncharacterized protein, with amino-acid sequence MADTKADAKAEAKAETIGGGGSGSFSEQAFVEKLNKLNNTATRIQTLSNWCIFHRKRARKVVDTWEKQYNSANKDKKVSFLYLSNDILQNSKRKGGEFVNEFWRVLPGLLKDFYVNGGEDGKKVVGRLIDIWDERKVFGTRIESLKDDILGGSTHTMGNNGNSSNPSSHPSSVSKAVRKDSGTVTKKLTIGGMPEKIVTAYQSVLDQHFDEDTALNKCNNAVSVLERMDKDVDDACTQGIQQGSSLISDLQGQETVLKQCIEQLESVNMARITLINKLREALSEQEAKSELLRNQLHVARAKAEHAMQLKQRLGSALNNGAGSSSSPLMVTLPPGQTAAMMQNSAAMPIFPHYQPLHPATSLPATSSAVGDEPKKTAAAMADKLASLSAPEKVLSSIFSSLAAEQARNSGSTSGDLSAGPPGFESNKKPRLDNPIHVSDMGAPPFFGQVPQVQPQIGATAALGGTQPPTQANQATGSFPPPPPPLPLMPQFVQNTGGMFGMGPFGMVSGSAPPPPLLPNIMSAGFPRLSAPPPLPLPTQPQNQSQPQQQQSPQAPQQSPTSTGFFQPPGAGFFPPVQVQQSPSAQRQ; translated from the exons ATGGCGGACACCAAGGCGGACGCCAAGGCGGAGGCAAAGGCGGAAActatcggcggcggcggctctggcTCGTTCAGCGAGCAAGCGTTTGTTGAGAAGCTTAACAAGCTCAACAACACGGCGACTAGGATCCAGA CACTTTCAAATTGGTGCATTTTTCACCGAAAGAGAGCCAGAAAGGTTGTTGATACATGGGAGAAGCAGTATAACAGTGCAAATAAGGATAAGAAAGTATCATTCCTGTACCTGTCAAATGATATCCTGCAAAATAGTAAACGCAAGGGAGGGGAGTTTGTGAATGAATTCTGGAGGGTTCTTCCTGGATTATTGAAAGACTTTTATGTCAATGGGGGAGAAGATGGAAAGAAAGTAGTCGGAAGATTA ATAGATATTTGGGATGAACGGAAGGTCTTTGGAACCCGTATTGAAAGTCTGAAAGATGACATTCTTGGTGGTAGCACTCATACAATGGGTAACAATGGCAATAGCTCAAATCCAAGCTCTCACCCCTCTTCAGTTTCCAAAGCTGTGCGAAAAGATTCTGGTACAGTAACAAAA AAACTTACTATTGGCGGGATGCCAGAAAAGATTGTAACAGCATATCAGTCTGTGCTTGATCAACATTTTGACGAAGACACAGCTTTAAACAAATGCAATAATGCTGTTAGTGTTTTGGAAAGGATGGATAAAGATGTAGATGATGCTTGTACCCAAG GTATTCAGCAAGGATCATCGTTGATTTCTGACCTTCAAGGGCAGGAAACAGTCCTTAAGCAGTGCATTGAGCAACTTGAAAGTGTCAACATGGCTAGAATAACCCTAATCAATAAACTAAGAGAAGCCCTCAGCGAACAG GAAGCAAAGTCAGAGCTTCTTCGCAATCAGTTGCAT GTAGCTCGAGCAAAGGCTGAACATGCCATGCAACTAAAACAACGACTTGGTAGTGCCTTGAACAATGGTGCAGGATCTAGTTCTAGTCCACTGATGGTTACACTTCCACCAGGACAAACAGCTGCCATGATGCAGAATTCAGCTGCAATGCCAATATTTCCCCACTATCAACCACTGCATCCAGCAACCTCACTTCCTGCCACATCTAGTGCTGTTGGTGATGAGCCCAAAAAAACTGCAGCAGCTATGGCAGATAAGCTTGCATCTTTGTCAGCTCCTGAGAAGGTGCTCTCCTCCATTTTCTCGTCCCTTGCTGCTGAACAAGCAAGGAATAGTGGTTCGACTTCTGGAGATCTCTCTGCAGGACCTCCAGGCTTTGAGAGCAATAAGAAGCCTAGGCTTGACAACCCTATTCATGTGAGTGACATGGGTGCTCCCCCATTCTTTGGGCAAGTACCACAGGTGCAACCACAGATTGGAGCAACAGCTGCTCTTGGAGGCACACAGCCACCAACACAAGCAAACCAAGCAACCGGTTCAtttccaccacctccacctccattaCCACTTATGCCACAATTTGTTCAAAATACTGGAGGAATGTTTGGAATGGGACCTTTTGGGATGGTGAGTGGCtctgcgccgcctccacccctaTTGCCCAACATTATGTCAGCAGGTTTTCCAAGACTAAGCGCGCCTCCACCTCTGCCTCTGCCTACACAACCTCAGAACCAGAGTCAGCCCCAGCAGCAGCAGTCTCCGCAGGCACCACAGCAATCGCCGACCTCGACAGGATTTTTTCAACCACCAGGTGCTGGCTTCTTCCCACCAGTGCAGGTTCAGCAATCTCCATCTGCCCAACGGCAATGA